Part of the Paenarthrobacter sp. JL.01a genome is shown below.
TGACGACGCGCCGGGCCTTCATAGGCGTTACGCGGATGTGACGCGCAATAGCCTTGGCTTCCATTGCTTTCCTTCTCTCGTCTAAGACGTAAAGTCAGGCGCCTTAGCGGCGCTTGCCCTTACGGTCGTCCTTAACATGGCCGCGGAATGTCCGCGTGGGAGCGAATTCGCCGAGCTTGTGCCCGACCATCGACTCAGTGACAAACACCGGGATGTGCTTGCGTCCGTCGTGTACGGCGATCGTGTGCCCGAGCATGTCGGGGATGATCATCGAACGACGGGACCAGGTCTTGATGACGTTCTTGGTGCCCTTATCGTTTTCCCGTGCGACCTTCACAAAGAGGTGCTGGTCAACGAAAGGACCTTTTTTCAGGCTGCGTGGCATGTGTCCAGGCTCCTATCGCTTGTTCTTGCCAGTACGGCGGCGACGAACAATAAGCTTGTCGCTCTCTTTGTTCGGACGGCGGGTACGGCCCTCGGGCTTGCCGTTCGGGTTAACCGGGTGACGTCCACCGGAAGTCTTACCTTCACCACCACCGTGCGGGTGGTCAACCGGGTTCATAGCTACACCACGGACGGTCGGGCGAACGCCCTTCCAGCGCATACGGCCGGCCTTGCCCCAGTTGATGTTCGACTGCTCGGCGTTGCCGACCTCGCCGACGGTTGCGCGGCAGCGCACGTCAACGTTGCGGATTTCACCGGAGGGCAGACGCAGCTGGGCGAAACGGCCTTCCTTTGCGACGAGCTGTACCG
Proteins encoded:
- the rpsS gene encoding 30S ribosomal protein S19, translated to MPRSLKKGPFVDQHLFVKVARENDKGTKNVIKTWSRRSMIIPDMLGHTIAVHDGRKHIPVFVTESMVGHKLGEFAPTRTFRGHVKDDRKGKRR